One Dreissena polymorpha isolate Duluth1 chromosome 9, UMN_Dpol_1.0, whole genome shotgun sequence genomic window carries:
- the LOC127845135 gene encoding uncharacterized protein LOC127845135, with protein MAELLRNSHNRRQSESLGITCSDIGSTHSELFDGKDAAVDLNSSHVHLQSQHRVRSYSFQVNRKKLNDIGRERWISSRTRRKSVGSSDSPDVFEQFLSVPCNPTFLEESFSKRPEMDGDGSSNSDDGNYEENRRVRRARSFRERPERASGELRRVRSFKTTSKGLVNRGDSFKTRKGATEFVAASSQPEVTVDRVDDDNTYLLPTGVMTKTEEQLPKYYRVLLLGSVGVGKSSIINQFMTSEFLGGGNFNISQSEDDRTVTLQVDGEETTLEFVKSKDFQAIKHGICFDISPSQSFKG; from the exons ATGGCCGAGCTTCTCCGTAATTCACATAACAGGCGCCAATCGGAGAGTTTAGGGATCACATGCTCGGATATTGGAAGCACTCACTCAGAGCTGTTTGACGGTAAGGATGCAGCAGTCGACTTGAACAGTTCTCACGTTCATTTGCAGTCACAACATCGAGTTCGGTCGTACTCGTTTCAAGTTAATCGCAAGAAGTTGAACGACATTGGGAGGGAACGATGGATTAGCAGCAGAACGAGAAGAAAAAGTGTTGGTTCGTCAGATAGTCCGGACGTATTTGAACAATTTCTTAGTGTTCCGTGCAATCCGACATTTCTTGAGGAAAGTTTTTCTAAGAGACCAGAAATGGATGGGGACGGAAGTAGTAATAGTGATGATGGAAATTATGAGGAAAATCGGCGCGTTAGAAGGGCGCGTTCCTTTCGTGAGCGACCTGAAAGGGCCAGTGGCGAGCTCCGAAGGGTGCGATCATTTAAAACGACATCAAAAGGATTAGTTAATCGCGGTGATTCGTTTAAAACGCGCAAAGGTGCAACGGAGTTTGTGGCGGCTTCAAGTCAACCAGAAGTGACCGTAGATAGAGTCGACGACGATAATACATATCTATTACCAACTGGGGTTATGACAAAAACCGAGGAGCAACTACCGAAGTACTATCGCGTTCTGCTTTTAGGATCAGTCGGAGTTGGCAAATCCTCCATAATCAATCAGTTTATGACATCTGAGTTCTTGGGAGGCGGAAACTTCAATATTT CGCAGTCTGAAGACGACCGTACGGTTACCCTGCAGGTCGATGGCGAGGAAACAACTTTGGAATTCGTAAAATCAAAAGACTTTCAGGCAATCAAGCATGGAATTTGTTTTGATATTTCGCCTTCTCAGTCATTCAAAGGTTGA
- the LOC127846022 gene encoding GTP-binding protein RAD-like, translating into MENLSLDAFVVVFSTTDRISFDQAVEVLKQLREEVGAHKAIILVGNKADLARKRMIPADEGRSAADGYDCKYIETSAALNHRVDELLVGIHKQISLKCQSINTTALETPLTKQKHRTSSFKRTKRFLEKIFLGNSGKDKTTENLYVE; encoded by the exons ATGGAAAACCTTTCGCTTGATGCGTTCGTGGTTGTTTTCTCGACAACAGACCGAATCAGCTTTGACCAAGCCGTAGAAGTTCTTAAGCAACTCCGAGAGGAAGTTGGTGCTCATAAAGCTATTATTCTTGTAGGCAATAAAGCTGATCTTGCTCGGAAAAGGATGATACCTGCTGATG AGGGTCGGTCGGCTGCAGACGGTTACGACTGCAAGTACATTGAGACCTCGGCTGCCTTGAACCACCGGGTTGATGAACTGCTCGTGGGAATCCATAAACAAATCAGTTTGAAGTGCCAATCCATCAACACAACCGCTCTAGAGACACCActcacaaaacaaaaacacagaaCGAGTTCGTTTAAGAGAACAAAACGATTTTTAGAGAAGATTTTCCTTGGAAATTCGGGCAAGGACAAAACTACTGAAAATCTGTATGTTGAGTGA